CTATGAGGACGACCTGAGAGAGTGTGGCCTTGATGTCACAGAGGCGTCAGTGTACTCAGCATTGTGTACAGAGATCTTTAAAGAAGAATCTGGGCTGTACCAAGAGAAGGTCTACAGCTTtgtgcatctgagcattcaggagtttctagcAGCAGTGCATGCTTTAGAATCATGTCTGGacaagaaggaaaatgttttctcccccaaAGCAGTCACTAGTGgttatgaggaggaggagaagtcaATCCAGTTGTCTGAGTTACACAGGAGAGCAGTGGACCAGGCCTTGAAGAGTGAGAATGGAcacctggacctgttcctccgcttccttctgggtctctcactggagtccaatcagaatctGTTACGAGGCCTTCTGACACAGACAGGAAGTACAACACAGAGCAATAAGAAAACAGTCAGGTACCTTTCAGACAGGATTGAGGAGGAATCCTCACCAGAAAGGATCATCAacttgttccactgtctgaatgaacttggTGCCAACTCTCTAGTTGAAGACATGCAGACCTCCCTGCAATCAGGAACTCTTTCAGAAACAAGACTAGAACCTGACCAATGTTCAGCCCTGGCCTACCTGTTACTGATGTCAgaggaggtgctggaggagtTTGACCTGAAGACATACAACACATCAGAGGAAGGTTATCAGAGGTTGCTGCCGGTAGTGAAAACCTGCAAGAGAGCACTGTATGTTCTGTTATTGTGTTGATGTATACAGTATCATTTTAATGAAGGATTTGTGTATATCTAACAGattatctcctctctccagactggaTGGCTGTAACCTCACATATAAATCCTGTGagactctggcctcagctctgcagacaccaaactcccccctgagagaactggacctcagctacaatgacctgggagacagaggagtggagctgctctgtGTTGGACTAACCAGTCCACTCTGCAACATACAGACACTAGTGTGGGTTAACTATCTTCAGTATCCActgtgtgtttatatattttgCATTTAGTTAGCATGTGTATGTTTTTAACATTTTACCATCTGGTAAATATGCagaaacatacatgaaatgtgATAAATATATGAAACTAAGGTTAAATATCTTGAGTGAGTTAGTGTGTTTTAAACAGTCTAATCATGTCCTTCTGTTATTGTCTTAATGCATACCATTATTCTTAAAGCTTTGCACATTTAACAGTGTATCGACATATCTTCTCTCTCCAGACTAGCTGGCTGTAAACTCACATATGAATCCTGTGagactctggcctcagctctgcagACACCAAACTCCCCCCTGAGAGAACTGGACCTCAGCTACAGTGACCTGGAAGACagaggagtgaagctgctctgtgTTGGACTAACCAGTCCACTCTGCAACATACAGACACTATTGTGAGTTAAATATCTTCAGTATCCACTGTCTTTATACTGTTTATATATTTGTAGTaattatgttattttttttatatattttttgaaaatgttgGTAAATATGCAGGAACATACAGACAATGTGATAAACATATGAAACTAATGTTAAATATCTTGAGTGAGTTAGTATGTTTTTAACATTGGTTAATAATGTCCTTCTGTTATTGTCTTAAAGCATGTCATTATTCTTAAAGCTTTGCATATTTAACAGTGTATCGacatatctcctctctccagactggaTGGCTGTAAACTCACATATGAATCCTGTGAGACTTTGGCCTCAGCTCTGCAGACACCAAACTCCCCCCTGAGAGAACTGGACCTCAGCTACAATGACCTGGAAGACagaggagtgaagctgctctgtgTTGGACTAACCAGTCCACTCTGCAACATACAGACACTAGTGTGAGTTAAATATATTCAgtatctactgtctatagtgtttATATATTTGTAGTAATTATGTGCTattatgtttttaattttttttgaaaaTCTTGGTAAATATGCAGAAACATACATACGATGTGATAAATATATGAAACTCATGTTAAATATCTTGAGTGAGTTAGTATGTTTTTAACATTGGTTAATAATGTCCTTATGTTATTGTCTAAAtgcatgtcacgccctgaccttagaaagccttttttattctctattttgttaggtcagggtgtgacttgggtgggcatatctatgtttctatttctttgttggcctagtatggttcccaatcagaggcagctgtttatcgttgtctctgattggggatcatacttaggcagccctttttcccacctgtgattgtgggatcttgtttgtgtgtagttgctttctgcactgcatatagctttatgttcattttcatattttgttgtttttcccggTGTCATTGTTAATAAAGAAAAacgtacgcctaccacgctgcaccttggtctcattccaacaacgaGCGTGACAATGTCATTATTCTTAAATCTTTGCATATTTAACAGTGTATCGacatatctcctctctccagactggaTGGCTGTAAACTCACTTATGAATCCTGTGAGACTCTGGCCTCACCTCTGCAGACACCAAACTCCCCCCTGAGAGAACTGGACCTCAGCTACAAtgacctgggagacagaggagtggagctgctctgtGTTGGACTAACCAGTCCACTCTGCAACATACAGACACTTGTGTGAGTTAAATATCTTCAGTATGAGTTATTATGTGGATGTTTTAAACATGTGTTAATCATGTGctcttctgccctctagtctaggtCAGTGTGGTCTGACAGAGGGTTGCTGTTCAGATCTGGCCTCAGTCCTGAGTTCACCCAACTCACAACTGAAACAACTGGAGCTGAGAGACAATGACCTGCAGGACTCAggagttacactgctgtctgctggactggaggatccagactgtaaactacacacactggggtaagtacaGCTGTTTCAGTAGGTCGGTACTGAGCTTAGTAAAACAAATACTCTGAAAATCTAATGTTTCATGACAATGTTTGTGTCATGGACAAATGTATGGGTGTCCTACAAGATGATTGACACCAGTACACCAACCTAGACAGctgttgtgtgtctctctgtaggctgtctggctgtctggtcacagaggagggctgtgctgctctgtcttcagctctgaggtcaaacccctcccacctgaaagagctggacctgagctacaatcacccaggagactctgcAGGGGGACTGCtttcagctgctctggtggatccCACATATAAACTGATGAAGCTGAAGTAAGTCAGAATAGATGTCCTAATGGTGTGAGCAGCGGTTGTGTCATATGTAGTGTAGTAGGTTCAGTAACATGAGGACATGATGGTAGAATTAAGGGGAAGTTTACCCAGGAGGCTGAGCACTCCAACACAGCATACATCACCACCACATGAATACTCTTCTTCTGCATCTCTGATATCCTGTTGgaattgtactctgttctgtatgcagtaggtaggatataatacctgtatgtctctagtaatgaattgtactctgttctgtatgcagtaggtaggatataatacctgtatgtctctactAATGAActgtactctgttctgtatgcagtaggtaggatagaatacctgtatttCTCTAGTAATGAACTTGGATAGTGCACCAGAACACAACAATATGGTTTAAATGTTGACTGCTTTATTAGGTCTTTGTCAGTCAATAACCTGTTTCTCCTACAGTGTGGATCATGGTGGAGAGTGCAGGCTGAAATCAGGGCTGAGGAAATGTACGTCTCTTCAATCCTAATTAACTACATATTCAGAACTATAGTAACATAGTAACTAATCAATACTTGTTCTGTACCtacaaaacaacattttatatGAAGAAGTGGTTTGATTAAACTCTCCTTTTGTCTACAGATGCCTGTCATCTCACCCTGGACCCAAATACAGTAAACCAACACCTGATACTGTCTGAGGGGAACAGGAAGGTGACACCGGTGAAAGAGAGGCAGCATTATGaagaccatccagacagatttgACTGTATTCCCCAAGTTTTCTGCAGAGAAGTCTTATATGGATCTCGTtattactgggaggtggagagggatggTGACTGGGATGGTGGCATGTTTGAGTTGGTGGCATTTGGTGTAGTGTACAAAGGAATAAAGAGGAAGGAAGTGGAACGTAGGACTGGATTGTCCTGGTGTTTAGTCTGCTCTCATAGGGGTTATGAATTTAGCCATGGAGTCAGCAGAATCATCTCTGATCCAGGTTCTAACAGAGTTGGAGtatatctggactggccagctggTACTTTGTCCTTCTATAGTGTGTCCTCCTCTGGTACACTGACACACCTTTACACAGCACATGCCACATTCACTGAACCCCTCTATCCTGTGTTTGgggtttcctcctcctcctcctcagtgaccCTGTGTCAGATAGATGACCAACACATTCAGAGGTGAGTCATATAGCAATGTTTATTATTTGTTTTCCTCTGGAATAATTTCTATAATTACAttagtagtggtgtgttttaatgggttctgttggacctacagacagttagatcagtagtagtggtgtcttttaatgtgttctgttgaacctacagacagttagattagtagtagtggtgtgttttaatgtgttctgttggacctacagacagttagattagtagtagtggtgtcttttaatgtgttctgttggacctacagacagttagattagtagtagtggtgtgttttaatgtgttctgttggacctacGGACAGTTAGATTAGTTGACATAGTGggtcatgtttcagtatgatatgttggaaaaaggaataaagacagacaccaatgtcagttcaatagccttgttccTTGTTCCTTGCATTGTACAAATCcacgcggagtccggggaacagtccggctagtcgattacctatcaactagactccgtaacagGTTATGTCACATTTAGGCAATGCACCCTACATAGGGAGCTGTTCTATCACCCTTTATACACCCTTTGTATTGCTTATGAAGACTGTATGCAtgctatataaagcctttataagttgTATGTAGTTAAATCACAGTCTATCCTTCTGCTTTAccaacaccagagaccatggtggagagagtt
This region of Salmo trutta unplaced genomic scaffold, fSalTru1.1, whole genome shotgun sequence genomic DNA includes:
- the LOC115189441 gene encoding NACHT, LRR and PYD domains-containing protein 3-like — translated: MSFSGEREETTASKMSFSGEREEETTASKMTQDTSSKSVQKPRAESPTTSLLSMKSDQPPAFSQEPLPDDNKEVESLDSEDVLKITHNLLDRRSQTLLTVQQDITAKLKHKYQHISEGIGHHGNQSLLKDIYTELYITEGGSGGLNNEHEVRQIEMASKKQTTQETPIKCNDIFKPLPGQDKPIRTVLTKGIAGIGKTVSVQKVILDWAEGKANQDVHFMFPLPFRDLNLKKDQYSLMQLLSHYFPELKEIDSIEDGETKTVFIFDGLDECRLPLDFKNDEKCCDVTKPTSVDVLLTNLIKGNLLPSALLWITTRPAAANQIPPECIDQVTEVRGFNDPQKEEYFRKKIPDQNLANDIIKHMKTSRSLHIMCHMPVFCWISATVLEMILKEAEKDEVPKTLTQMYSHFVLIQTIVKNKKYNKATETNPKELSQSDIEMILKLAKLAFQQLQKGNLIFYEDDLRECGLDVTEASVYSALCTEIFKEESGLYQEKVYSFVHLSIQEFLAAVHALESCLDKKENVFSPKAVTSGYEEEEKSIQLSELHRRAVDQALKSENGHLDLFLRFLLGLSLESNQNLLRGLLTQTGSTTQSNKKTVRYLSDRIEEESSPERIINLFHCLNELGANSLVEDMQTSLQSGTLSETRLEPDQCSALAYLLLMSEEVLEEFDLKTYNTSEEGYQRLLPVVKTCKRALLDGCKLTYESCETLASALQTPNSPLRELDLSYNDLEDRGVKLLCVGLTSPLCNIQTLVLDGCKLTYESCETLASPLQTPNSPLRELDLSYNDLGDRGVELLCVGLTSPLCNIQTLVLGQCGLTEGCCSDLASVLSSPNSQLKQLELRDNDLQDSGVTLLSAGLEDPDCKLHTLGLSGCLVTEEGCAALSSALRSNPSHLKELDLSYNHPGDSAGGLLSAALVDPTYKLMKLNVDHGGECRLKSGLRKYACHLTLDPNTVNQHLILSEGNRKVTPVKERQHYEDHPDRFDCIPQVFCREVLYGSRYYWEVERDGDWDGGMFELVAFGVVYKGIKRKEVERRTGLSWCLVCSHRGYEFSHGVSRIISDPGSNRVGVYLDWPAGTLSFYSVSSSGTLTHLYTAHATFTEPLYPVFGVSSSSSSVTLCQIDDQHIQRDHGGESCIKPG